Proteins from one Kazachstania africana CBS 2517 chromosome 1, complete genome genomic window:
- the OSH7 gene encoding oxysterol-binding protein related protein OSH7 (similar to Saccharomyces cerevisiae OSH7 (YHR001W) and OSH6 (YKR003W); ancestral locus Anc_2.513), whose translation MTLGKFKLSNTNSASSSTNLSSSNNSINCKAARTVDTDDIDENDESGQNIILSIIAQLKPGCDLSRVTLPTFILEKKSMLERITNQLQFPSILLDAHLEEDELTRFIKVIKWYLAGWHIAPKAVKKPLNPVLGEHFTAYWDLPNKQQAFYIAEQTSHHPPKSAYFYMIPESHIRVDGVVIPKSRFLGNSTAAMMAGLTVLQFLDIKDSKGNPEKYTLTQPNMYARGILFGKMRIELGDHMVIKAPNYYVDIDFKTKGFISGTYDVIEGIIKDYNGKEYYEISGKWNDVMYFRDLRIKNAKKVILFDTHNDVRSVPQVRPLKEQGEYESRRLWKKVTDALAARNHEVATDEKLKIENYQRELAKKRVGDGVEFHPKLFKDGKPEDDLDFYIYKHIPDGDDYEEQIKSILEIAPILPGQKFTEKFSIPAYKKHHIQEKQLSQLSS comes from the coding sequence ATGACATTGggaaaattcaaactttCAAACACCAATAGTGCCTCGTCATCAACTAACTTAAGTAGCTCTAATAACTCTATCAACTGTAAGGCTGCAAGAACTGTTGATACAGACGATATAGATGAAAACGATGAATCAGgtcaaaatattatattgaGTATCATTGCTCAGTTAAAGCCAGGCTGTGATCTATCAAGGGTGACTTTACCAACATttattttagaaaaaaagtcAATGCTAGAAAGAATCACCAACCAATTACAATTTCCTAGTATCTTACTTGATGCACActtagaagaagatgaattaaCAAGATTTATCAAGGTTATCAAGTGGTATCTGGCTGGTTGGCATATTGCCCCAAAAGCAGTAAAAAAACCGCTTAATCCTGTACTTGGTGAGCATTTTACTGCCTATTGGGATCTTCCAAACAAGCAACAAGCCTTCTATATTGCCGAGCAAACGAGCCACCACCCTCCCAAATCTGCTTATTTTTATATGATTCCAGAGTCTCATATCAGAGTTGATGGTGTAGTCATTCcaaaatcaagatttttAGGTAATTCAACAGCTGCTATGATGGCTGGTTTGACAGTTTTACAATTTCTCGATATTAAGGACTCAAAAGGAAACCCTGAAAAGTATACCTTGACCCAACCAAATATGTACGCAAGAGGCATCCTGTTCGGTAAAATGAGAATTGAATTAGGTGACCACATGGTAATTAAGGCACCAAATTATTACGTCgatattgatttcaaaactAAGGGATTTATATCAGGAACTTACGACGTGATAGAAGGTATAATTAAGGACTACAATGGTAAGGAATATTATGAAATTTCAGGTAAATGGAATGATGTTATGTATTTTAGAGACCTCAGAATTAAAAATGCTAAGAAGGTAATTCTATTTGATACTCATAATGACGTCCGTTCTGTACCACAAGTTCGTCCACTAAAAGAACAGGGGGAATACGAATCAAGAAGATTATGGAAAAAAGTAACCGATGCTTTGGCAGCCCGTAATCATGAGGTTGCAACGGATGAGAAGCTTAAAATTGAGAATTACCAGAGAGAACTGGCGAAAAAAAGAGTAGGCGATGGCGTAGAATTTCATccaaaacttttcaaagacGGTAAGCCAGAAGATGACCTTGACTTCTATATCTATAAGCATATTCCTGATGGTGATGATTATGAAGAACAAATCAAAAGCATTTTGGAAATTGCTCCAATATTACCGGGCCAAAAATTCACTGAAAAGTTCTCAATTCCTGCATATAAGAAACATCATATTCAGGAAAAGCAGCTTTCTCAACTATCCAGTTAA
- the LEU5 gene encoding coenzyme A transporter (similar to Saccharomyces cerevisiae LEU5 (YHR002W); ancestral locus Anc_2.526), whose amino-acid sequence MDKRNCRSQNPSNNNAKSGDVLVLNRSSLEYVLRSGLAGGISGSCAKTLIAPLDRIKILFQTSNPHYTKYSGSLVGLIEAARHIGINDGIRGFYQGHSMTLIRIFPYASVKFVAYEQIRSILIPSNNYETHIRRLLSGSLAGLCSIFMTYPLDLIRVRLAYITEHKRVKLAHIVGTIYSEPASSTLTSKSFIPLWFSHWCNFYRGFVPTILGMIPYAGVSFFAHDLLHDILKQSSLAPYTVLPLSQKERALIMKKKQRQPLKTWAELLAGGLSGMAAQTASYPFEIIRRRLQVSTLSPRNMYKHQFEGISSIANIIYSERGWRGFFVGLSIGYIKVTPMVACSFLVYERMKWYLGI is encoded by the coding sequence ATGGACAAGCGAAATTGCAGATCGCAAAATCCATCTAACAATAATGCGAAATCGGGAGATGTCCTAGTTCTGAACAGAAGCTCCCTCGAATATGTACTAAGATCGGGTTTGGCTGGAGGTATTTCTGGTTCCTGTGCAAAAACGTTAATTGCTCCACTTGAtagaataaaaattttgtttcaaacCTCTAATCCTCACTATACTAAATATTCAGGGTCTTTGGTGGGACTAATAGAGGCGGCAAGGCATATAGGGATAAATGATGGTATTAGAGGTTTTTATCAAGGGCATTCTATGACTCTTATCAGAATTTTTCCTTATGCATCAGTCAAATTCGTGGCCTACGAACAGATAAGAAGTATTCTAATTCCTTCAAATAATTACGAGACACATATAAGGCGATTGTTAAGCGGTTCGTTGGCAGGTCTTTGTAGTATATTTATGACATATCCACTTGATTTGATTCGTGTAAGGTTAGCATATATCACCGAGCATAAGAGGGTAAAATTAGCGCATATTGTTGGAACTATATATTCGGAACCTGCCTCTAGCACCCTCacatcaaaatcttttattCCCCTGTGGTTTTCACATTGGTGCAACTTTTATCGTGGATTTGTACCTACCATTTTAGGTATGATACCGTATGCAGGTGTCTCCTTTTTTGCACATGATCTTTTGCATGATATATTGAAGCAGAGTTCTCTCGCTCCTTATACAGTACTTCCTCTTTCTCAAAAAGAGAGGGCCCTAattatgaagaagaaacaaagaCAACCACTAAAGACGTGGGCAGAATTACTCGCTGGTGGCCTCTCTGGGATGGCAGCACAGACAGCATCATATCCCTTCGAGATcatcagaagaagattaCAGGTTAGTACTCTATCACCACGCAACATGTATAAGCATCAATTCGAAGGCATTTCCAGTATCGCCAACATAATTTACTCCGAAAGGGGGTGGAGAGGTTTTTTTGTAGGTTTGAGCATCGGTTATATTAAGGTGACACCAATGGTCGCCTGTAGTTTTCTCGTCTATGAAAGAATGAAATGGTACCTAGGCATTTGA
- the NEM1 gene encoding Nem1-Spo7 phosphatase catalytic subunit NEM1 (similar to Saccharomyces cerevisiae NEM1 (YHR004C); ancestral locus Anc_2.530) — translation MNALSYITNHVQLPFSKLRDNNKVKANIVPENIVGKKDWSSISNDQKGTITRENASPEKGLSSVKDAHNQNVEGAIHIKQQIPRKRITILSVFEKFNLFSLLANIILFVPRYLFLNPLIYVWFILTLPLTLVERGIKLRDRKKKAELRGNFGESSELSPLRSISEVGEEDLSTSDEFFLQRDTIKGSLLRASSDKPPVFQRYKSTIKQDHEAMNTNIFGTKKMGRFLFPKKLIPRSILCNERKKTLVVDLDETLIHSVSRGTTHVNSSQGHLVEVKFSINGISTLYYVHKRPFCDLFLSKVSKWYNIVIFTASMKEYADPVIDWLEGSFQGNFAKRLYRHNCLLRDGVGYIKDLSVLVNANHAQDNKTFLPVEGLHEVIIIDNSPVSYALNVDNAIQVEGWISDPTDTDLLNLLPILEALRYTTDVRNVLALKNGEKMFENV, via the coding sequence ATGAACGCCTTATCTTACATCACAAATCATGTGCAACTACCATTCAGCAAACTGCGAGATAATAACAAAGTTAAAGCGAATATTGTACCTGAAAATATCGTAGGCAAAAAGGATTGGAGTTCTATCTCGAATGATCAGAAAGGGACAATCACAAGAGAAAATGCCTCTCCAGAAAAAGGGCTTTCGAGTGTCAAAGATGCACACAATCAGAATGTAGAAGGTGCCATACACATAAAGCAACAAATACCACGAAAAAGAATCACTATCTTAtcagtttttgaaaagttcaaccttttttctttgctaGCGAACATTATTCTTTTTGTACCAAGATATTTATTCCTAAACCCACTTATATATGTGTGGTTCATCCTAACATTACCTCTTACCTTGGTGGAACGAGGAATTAAGTTAAGAGATCGTAAAAAGAAAGCAGAACTTCGGGGAAACTTTGGAGAAAGTTCTGAATTATCACCCCTGCGTTCTATATCTGAAGTGGGAGAAGAAGATCTCTCCACCAGTGATGAATTTTTCCTACAGCGAGACACTATCAAAGGTTCTCTACTAAGGGCAAGTTCTGACAAGCCACCAGTCTTTCAACGATATAAATCTACCATTAAACAAGACCATGAGGCTATGAATACTAACATTTTTGggacaaagaaaatgggTCGATTCTTATTCccaaagaaattaataCCTAGATCCATTTTGTGTAATGAGAGAAAAAAGACACTCGTAGTAGATTTAGATGAAACTCTTATTCATTCAGTCTCAAGAGGTACAACGCATGTAAATTCCTCACAGGGTCACCTTGTAGAGGTtaagttttcaataaacGGCATTTCCACCTTATATTATGTTCACAAAAGACCTTTTTGTGATCTATTTTTGAGTAAGGTTAGTAAATGGTATAATATCGTCATATTCACTGCTTCAATGAAAGAGTATGCTGATCCGGTAATCGATTGGTTGGAAGGCTCATTTCAGGGAAATTTTGCCAAGAGGCTCTATAGGCATAACTGTTTGTTGAGAGATGGTGTCGGTTACATAAAAGACTTGAGTGTTTTGGTGAACGCAAATCATGCACAAGATAATAAGACATTCCTGCCGGTTGAAGGGCTTCATGAAGTGATTATAATAGATAACAGTCCAGTAAGCTACGCTTTAAATGTTGACAACGCTATCCAAGTAGAAGGCTGGATCAGTGATCCAACGGATACTGATTTGCTTAATTTACTCCCAATTTTGGAGGCTCTAAGATATACGACGGATGTAAGAAACGTACTGGCTTTAAAAAATGGTGAGAAAATGTTTGAAAATGTTTAA
- the KAFR0A01840 gene encoding uncharacterized protein (ancestral locus Anc_2.531), with product MTRIHNDENLKSEKGSLNYLVNGPTILNDESDPLTKSSIVKPVLEKTQLPAKSFSIYQDHKTEEFDNHIDLPRLVTNNRSFSESTVSEKLGLGRQSLPIAGKAYESIENQQAITLSNGLHKPTLLHPVNNPSEMQAAQHLAYGAASEKYYNANGFDQTRRGNMLSLDNTGLLDNKLIRRATSFSPFLIYPSPTVYQSIDQCHVVGSHLPAYIANNTTGLLNEQNLSQSNAMVGFIENSLQQTSNSSKYGMNGDLDCDNVAFQNNQLMAGPIFQQSLNIPPHYRYSSNVQPVYLTPIQSCGYANSPLSYQNGIFTSNNGLIPADNQVWTKKVKKKNQCPICGKTVTRSSSLLPHMFVHTGDRPYLCKWPKCGKAFNVKSNMNRHYKLHLKKEKEQREQSDGVETAETLSPLQREQ from the coding sequence ATGACTAGGATACATAATGAtgagaatttgaaatcagaaAAAGGTTCTCTTAATTATCTAGTTAATGGTCCAACgatattgaatgatgaaTCAGACCCATTGACTAAAAGTTCCATTGTCAAACCTGTCTTAGAGAAGACACAGTTACCAGCGAAAAGTTTCAGTATTTACCAAGATCATAAAACggaagaatttgataatcaTATTGACTTACCTAGACTTGTAACAAATAATAGATCTTTTTCTGAATCGACAGTCTCCGAAAAACTGGGCTTGGGACGACAGTCTCTTCCAATAGCGGGAAAAGCATATGAATCGATTGAAAATCAACAAGCCATTACCTTATCTAATGGGTTACACAAACCAACGTTATTACATCCTGTAAATAATCCCTCTGAAATGCAAGCAGCACAGCATTTAGCGTATGGAGCTGCTAGCGAGAAATATTATAACGCTAATGGATTCGATCAGACTCGACGCGGTAATATGCTTTCGCTTGATAATACTGGCCTATTAGATAATAAGCTAATCAGAAGAGCAACCTCTTTTTCtccatttttaatttatccTTCACCTACAGTCtatcaatcaattgatcaatGTCATGTTGTAGGCTCTCACTTACCGGCCTATATTGCGAACAATACGACAGGTTTACTTaatgaacaaaatttgaGCCAAAGCAATGCTATGGTAGGTTTTATTGAGAACAGTCTGCAACAAacatcaaattcttcaaaatatggCATGAATGGTGATTTAGATTGTGACAATGTagcttttcaaaataatcaattGATGGCAGGTCCCATATTTCAACAATCTTTGAATATACCACCACATTACAGATATAGTTCTAATGTCCAACCAGTGTACTTGACTCCAATTCAAAGTTGTGGTTATGCTAATTCGCCACTTTCATACCAAAATGGAATTTTCACTTCTAATAACGGCTTAATACCGGCAGATAACCAAGTTTGGACCAAAAaggtgaagaaaaaaaatcaatgTCCAATCTGTGGTAAAACAGTGACTAGATCTAGTTCTTTGCTTCCGCACATGTTTGTACATACTGGGGACAGGCCGTATCTCTGCAAGTGGCCTAAATGTGGGAAAGCCTTTAATGTCAAAAGCAATATGAATAGACATTATAAATTGCACctaaaaaaggaaaaagagcAAAGAGAACAGAGTGATGGAGTAGAAACAGCTGAGACATTGAGTCCCCTTCAACGAGAGCAATGA
- the NAT4 gene encoding N-terminal L-serine N(alpha)-acetyltransferase NatD (similar to Saccharomyces cerevisiae NAT4 (YMR069W); ancestral locus Anc_2.532), with amino-acid sequence MENIEIFNGFLKIVSDEFPKELRTKGQNLKRKILYIASEDEENKESDSVINEQDDLTKFTEGIGSKLLDSFLEILDNNLGNKYEKISREIYDNNDSWKKNKLVEMKSPGLIYVSYWKEEAEKKTCALFLSFMLTEEDFVVDDIRKFSVIYLYEIQLIEKYRGCQLGTRLIKGLSNVCQIAQVKIRPAFPLIGIQLTVFSDNKRAIKFYERIGMKFTYGSPKDEVDKIESRKTRTSVNRKTLKVVRKPIYYLLYLPV; translated from the coding sequence ATGGAAAACATTGAGATATTTAACGGGTTCCTAAAGATAGTTAGTGATGAGTTTCCAAAAGAATTGAGGACAAAGGGCCAAAATTTAAAGAGGAAAATCTTGTATATAGCATCagaggatgaagaaaataaagaaagcGATTCTGTCATTAATGAACAAGATGATTTGACGAAATTTACTGAAGGCATTGGTTCTAAGTTGCTCGATAgttttttggaaattttaGATAACAATCTTGGCAATAAATATGAGAAGATTTCCCGAGAGATATACGATAATAATGATTCctggaagaagaacaaattAGTTGAAATGAAGAGTCCAGGATTGATTTACGTTAGTTATtggaaagaagaagcagaaaAGAAAACCTGCgctttatttttatcatttatgTTAACCGAGGAGGATTTTGTTGTAGATGACATAAGAAAATTCAGTGTGATATACCTGTATGAAATCCAATTGATCGAGAAATATAGAGGCTGTCAATTGGGTACAAGATTAATCAAAGGACTTTCAAATGTTTGTCAAATTGCGCAAGTTAAGATACGACCAGCTTTCCCACTGATTGGTATTCAGCTGACCGTATTTAGTGATAATAAGAGAGCTATTAAATTTTACGAGAGGATTGGAATGAAATTCACCTATGGGTCACCAAAAGACGAGGTTGATAAGATTGAGAGTAGGAAAACAAGAACTTCGGTTAATAGGAAGACTTTGAAAGTGGTTCGAAAGCCTATTTATTATCTGCTATATTTACCTGTGTAA
- the MOT3 gene encoding Mot3p (similar to Saccharomyces cerevisiae MOT3 (YMR070W); ancestral locus Anc_2.533), giving the protein MNYWNNQSPPTIIKPELSSNLLDPSFKNSENASKNKSKKNNKNHNDNSQMIIKPNNDCSPNNNIATTVPNTAVATNIVPAYPYNHNNYNYIPNTQYYYNPNNLYNQHYLQNRQYPLQQQQQFPQQFYPSNIPVQQHQPQKNNDQNAIHNSLMNNKKFNRPSVSNIQDTQTSGSNINIAATATTNRTNLVANNDQMNSSNNIANTSPFIYHWGPINTSKNISELQDSNPYSSTQPFIIQRQFYNDLPYANNQRPHVYQLSSQQPLYSSTIPFTVSGNDTQPNASSTSTVPAKQDILIQEKKHSMHSIESKPNESKYRNDANSSKDNNDSNNAGGNGDNTDNSSNVIGGNLTLIHSCHLCEKSFRRKSWLKRHLLSHSTERQFLCPWCLSRHKRKDNLLQHMKLKHSNYLVIELKKNNAVFSCVNGGNREKLNDTDDIRNLISLGVINKDDVKKVINKLIDNHNSNSNDNNDNDKGAADSHNSNSNNSNIPG; this is encoded by the coding sequence ATGAATTATTGGAATAATCAATCTCCTCCAACTATAATCAAACCTGAATTAAGTTCAAATTTACTAGATCCATCCTTTAAAAATAGTGAAAATGCAagcaaaaataaaagtaaaaaaaataataaaaatcaTAATGATAACAGTCAAATGATAATTAAACCTAATAATGATTGTTCTCCTAACAATAATATAGCTACTACTGTCCCAAATACAGCGGTAGCAACAAATATAGTTCCCGCTTACCCATATAACCATAATAATTATAACTATATTCCAAATACTCAGTATTACTATAATCCCAATAATCTCTATAATCAACACTATTTGCAAAATAGACAATATCCAttacaacaacagcaacagtTCCCTCAGCAATTTTATCCATCAAATATTCCTGTACAACAACATCAACCACAAAAGAATAATGACCAAAATGCAATTCATAATTCTTTGATgaataacaaaaaattcaacagGCCATCAGTATCAAATATACAAGATACGCAAACTTCTGGTTCTAACATTAACATCGCTGCTACAGCAACTACTAACAGAACAAATCTAGTGGCAAATAATGATCAAATGaatagtagtaataatatAGCCAACACTTCTCCATTCATATATCATTGGGGCCCTATTAATACCAGCAAAAATATCAGTGAACTTCAAGATAGTAATCCTTACTCAAGTACTCAACCATTCATAATACAGAGACAATTTTATAATGATCTTCCTTATGCTAATAATCAAAGGCCTCACGTGTATCAATTGTCTTCTCAGCAACCTTTGTATTCTTCTACAATTCCATTCACTGTCAGTGGCAATGATACTCAACCCAATGCTAGTAGTACCAGTACTGTGCCAGCAAAACAAGATATACTAATAcaggaaaagaaacataGCATGCATAGCATCGAAAGCAAGCCCAATGAGTCAAAATATAGAAACGACGCCAATAGCAGCAAAGATAACAACGATAGTAATAATGCTGGTGGTAATGGTGACAATACTGACAATAGTAGTAATGTTATTGGTGGCAATTTAACTTTAATTCATAGTTGTCATCTTTGTGAAAAGTcctttagaagaaaatcttgGTTAAAGAGACATCTATTGTCACATTCAACAGAAAGACAGTTTCTTTGTCCCTGGTGTCTTTCAAGGCACAAACGTAAAGACAATCTTTTACAGCATATGAAACTAAAGCATTCAAACTATCTTGTAatagaattgaagaaaaataatgcaGTATTTAGTTGCGTTAATGGTGGTAATAGAGAAAAACTTAATGATACCGACGATATCAGAAATCTTATATCTCTTGGGGTAATAAATAAAGATGATGTCAAGAAAGTTATCAACAAACTAATCGATAACCataatagtaatagtaatgataataatgataatgataagGGTGCTGCTGATTCTCACAATAgcaatagtaataatagtaatattCCGGGATAA
- the TVP18 gene encoding Tvp18p (similar to Saccharomyces cerevisiae TVP18 (YMR071C); ancestral locus Anc_2.534): MALSIKQFINVAGIVKDLKSFNFSVYGRWFGYINIILCIALGISNLFHVNAVIAFGIISIIQGLIILFIEIPFLLKICPLSDNFVEFIKRFETNGYRCVFYLVMAIIQYCSIILMATSLIVVAICLTVSCASYGIAAFKKQEFQNTNIIKNPTDTDFPHEAVVREML, translated from the coding sequence atggcatTAAGCATCAAACAATTCATAAACGTTGCCGGCATAGTTAAAGATCTTAAAAGCTTCAATTTTAGTGTCTACGGTAGATGGTTCGGTTACATTAATATCATATTGTGTATTGCACTAGGGATATCTAATTTATTCCACGTCAATGCAGTAATTGCATTTGGTATTATAAGTATTATTCAAGGgctaataattttattcattgaaattccCTTCCTTTTGAAGATTTGCCCATTATCtgataattttgttgaatttatcaaaagatttgaaactaATGGCTACAGGTGTGTCTTTTATCTTGTAATGGCCATAATACAATATTGTTCTATAATCTTAATGGCTACAAGTTTAATAGTAGTAGCAATTTGTTTAACAGTTTCTTGCGCAAGTTATGGTATCGCTGCTTTTaaaaaacaagaatttcaaaacaccaatattattaaaaatcCAACTGACACTGATTTCCCACATGAAGCTGTCGTTAGAGAAATGTTATGA
- the ABF2 gene encoding DNA-binding protein ABF2 (similar to Saccharomyces cerevisiae IXR1 (YKL032C) and ABF2 (YMR072W); ancestral locus Anc_2.535) → MLTQIITGNALNFIGINSLVKTTAISTNNILFRYLSTTKRSVKDKKLTLNQLKKQKLKENGPKRPSSAYFKYFMSIRDDLVRENPNAKVTEIAALGAKKWNTLNDFEKQSLRDKFTRELREYQVAKGRFIKQNLPPKKPLPPYVRFTQEIRDSIVRENPNLTFGEISQVISNKWSNLNNTEKEKYVNQYRHNLQDWNSKYLKFN, encoded by the coding sequence ATGTTGACTCAAATAATTACAGGAAATGCCTTGAATTTCATAGGTATCAATAGTTTGGTTAAAACTACAGCAATTTCCACCAATAACATTTTATTCAGATACTTATCTACCACGAAAAGATCTgttaaagataaaaaattaactttaaatcaattaaagaaacaaaagTTGAAGGAAAATGGTCCAAAGAGACCATCATCGgcatatttcaaatattttatgtCCATCAGAGATGATTTAGTCAGAGAAAATCCAAATGCTAAAGTGACAGAAATTGCAGCGTTAGGAGCTAAGAAATGGAATACTCTCAATGATTTTGAGAAGCAATCTCTCAGAGATAAATTTACTAGAGAATTGAGAGAGTATCAAGTCGCTAAAGGTAGATTtattaaacaaaatttaCCACCAAAGAAGCCATTACCACCTTATGTTAGATTCACTCAAGAAATTAGAGATTCTATTGTTAgagaaaatccaaatttaaCTTTTGGTGAAATTAGTCAAGTGATAAGTAACAAATGGTCGAATTTAAATAATAcggaaaaggaaaaatatgTTAATCAATATAGGCATAATCTTCAAGATTggaattcaaaatatttaaaatttaattga
- the IRC21 gene encoding Irc21p (similar to Saccharomyces cerevisiae YMR073C; ancestral locus Anc_2.536) produces MQSNRLNVSKPIAPSRRGVRLKPGYSQLDWNNLVQTKGSRGELITGVNELLVDSEFQRINGHQQMRLIENGVPLFRIRNPSININKKILQRHQISKEDFWGVYKGKVYSLSRYLEYHPGGIEIILNNCKKNVDMTAIFNKYHPWVNMERLLETCYVGIYID; encoded by the coding sequence ATGCAGAGTAACCGGTTGAATGTAAGCAAGCCGATTGCACCCAGTAGAAGAGGCGTGAGACTTAAGCCCGGGTACAGTCAACTGGATTGGAATAACCTGGTGCAGACCAAAGGTAGTAGAGGTGAGCTGATTACTGGAGTGAATGAATTGCTTGTCGATTCTGAATTCCAAAGAATAAATGGACATCAGCAGATGAGgttaattgaaaatggagTGCCACTGTTTAGAATAAGAAATCCTtctataaatataaataagaAGATATTACAGAGGcatcaaatatcaaaagagGATTTCTGGGGTGTTTATAAAGGTAAAGTCTACAGTCTTTCACGTTATTTGGAGTATCATCCTGGTggtattgaaattataCTCAATAattgtaaaaaaaatgtgGACATGACCgccattttcaataaatatcatCCATGGGTTAATATGGAAAGATTGTTAGAAACTTGTTATGTaggtatatatattgattaa
- the SDD2 gene encoding Sdd2p (similar to Saccharomyces cerevisiae YMR074C; ancestral locus Anc_2.537) → MDAELQALREARLQQLKNGGGSSSTNGGSGSRTENSRSSAESIGSSLVPFLESNAMERLQRVALVKPDRALAVESYLKQLIGSGQLRHKVSENEIVSILNNISQSDQRNQSNKIIFNRKDHNNLEFDNDNRNIKSNDSDDEDDFFD, encoded by the coding sequence ATGGATGCTGAATTACAGGCTTTAAGAGAAGCTAGATTACAACAGCTTAAAAACGGTGGCGGTAGTAGCAGTACTAACGGTGGTAGTGGCAGTCGTActgaaaattcaagaagtaGTGCTGAATCCATCGGTTCTTCATTGGTGCCATTTTTAGAATCTAACGCTATGGAAAGATTACAAAGAGTTGCCCTTGTGAAGCCGGACAGAGCCTTGGCCGTGGAATCTTACTTAAAACAACTTATAGGTTCAGGTCAATTACGCCATAAAGTTAgcgaaaatgaaattgtatCAATTCTAAATAATATATCACAAAGTgatcaaagaaatcaaagcaataaaatcattttcaacaGAAAAGATCATAACAATCTGGAATTTGATAACGATAATCGTAACATCAAATCTAACGATAgcgatgatgaagatgatttttttgattaa